The DNA window GAACCACCATGAACTCCCATTGTCATCTTTCTTTATAGGCACAACCATGCGAACTCCAGAGACTGTATATGGTTGAGTGAAGCCTACATATTTTGATCTATTTGCCAAGATTGTTATATCTCCAACAACTGCATCATATACCTGTTCATGTACATTCTcagtcatttatgaatgaaaaaaaaaattttaattgatgaaagaaaaaaaaaaattagaaaataatgaCAAATTCTTTTGGTGaacagaaaaatatattaaaaggaaaagaaagaaacagcaCAACTGCAAAGCAGGCTGGCCAAGGGAAGGACCCCAATCGAAACAAATAAAAGAGTCATCAAAATtatagaaatgcaaccctaaaatcaatgtagaaggtaatggaaaaataagaacaaacaatacacataggtttacgaggttcggcaagattgcctacttCCTCAGTGatatgagattctgcttcactatcaatggagaataggattatagcacttgtcctcacacctcttagaaTTGCTTATAAAGAAAGCAAACCTccctacaaatatatagcaaaaaaaaaacctaataccagaaagtacaaaactgtctcaaataaaaaaattcgagcgggggctgCAACCCTACACCCTTGTTATTCTGTCGAGCGgcctgcaccaatactccctaaattaaactgTGATAGAATAGAAAACATCGTACAAACCAacacaaaagaaacaaatctaACAATACATACCAAGAATGAATCTATAGGAAACAAACAGCAATGtgttaaattaaaatcttagcTCACCTTGTCATGTACTTGTTGTATTAGTTCGTTGTAGTCTCCTTTAGGCTCACCATTCTCATTCTCATATGGAAAAAATTCATAAGTGCCCGTGTATTGTAAATTTTTCATAACATTCATAAAGACCTCATATGAGAAACCAGTCACAATTGGCTTCTTATCATTACTGTAACTGCGACTGATGTTGATGAATTGAGGAAATACTATCTTAATAGGTACCCCAATTCTCAATACATTGTTACTTGAAGTAGCATCTAGTACTGATCTGGGTCTTTGTACAACTTGATGGTCCTCTTTGACATTAATTGAACTACTCATACTCCAAAAGAGACCATCCTTTGGATTCCAATACCCAATTTTCTGACTTTTCTCTTTCACATTAACTATCTCAAAGCTTGAAGATTGTAACTCACCATTCACCAAATGAACATAACCACTTACACCAGTTCTGTATCTAGTTTCTTTCATTTGTTTCAGCACTTCTGAACCCATCTGTGAGACACTCATGTTAAAAAAAtctcttgatgatgatgatgagttataTGCTACTTCCGGACATGGTGGCTTTCTTCTTAAGCACAAAATAGCTCTATTAACTGCCTTTGCAGTTGCAAATGTTGCATCATATGCCCATAGCCCAAATACATTGAGCTTCAATCTCTCCTTTGAGTATTCTTTTCCAAATTGTTTCCTCCACTTAGCCATAAACCTTCGATGTGGTCCGGATAATGGCACATGAGTTTTAATACCAACAACATCTTTCATGGAACTGAGCACAGAAGGCTCCATATAGCTCATGAAATCTGTGAGTCCACTCATTATAATCCATTTATAACCTGATTTTATCATCCCCATCTCCTTGACATGTAAGAAAAAGCTGTTACCAAGGGACAAAGATAGATGAACAATGAAGACTCCTCCTCCTGTGCTTGTATGTCCTAATTCTCGCAAAATATCCTCAATCGCTGTCCCTTTTATTCCATCAGGAAGCACAATTCGGCGATGCACATGAGCGCCAATTTCTTGAAGGCCATCAATAAGGTACGGTACTACTGCGGTTCCACTATTGCTGTCATCATGGATAAGATATACTTCTTTGTATTCATAAGCTTTGAGAACAGCAGCAATGGCTTTAACTTGAGATGAATCATTTTGAGCAAATTGTATGAAGTAAGGGAACCGagtgggagaaagagaagagctaaTAGCAGAGAAAGATATGATGGGTACATGAGCTACACTCCCCATTTTAGCCAAGAACTCTGCTTCTGCGGATGTTTGAGGTCCAATAATTGCCTGTACTC is part of the Macadamia integrifolia cultivar HAES 741 chromosome 9, SCU_Mint_v3, whole genome shotgun sequence genome and encodes:
- the LOC122089741 gene encoding glutamate receptor 2.7-like, whose translation is MLFFSVTLKMKKKSFSFFLLFSLFMSFSTCFTTAQDCSPKNPDLFHVGVVLNLDSVIGKVAERCISMALSDFYAVHHPYNNSKIVLHVRDSRGDAVIAASAALDLIKNVGVQAIIGPQTSAEAEFLAKMGSVAHVPIISFSAISSSLSPTRFPYFIQFAQNDSSQVKAIAAVLKAYEYKEVYLIHDDSNSGTAVVPYLIDGLQEIGAHVHRRIVLPDGIKGTAIEDILRELGHTSTGGGVFIVHLSLSLGNSFFLHVKEMGMIKSGYKWIIMSGLTDFMSYMEPSVLSSMKDVVGIKTHVPLSGPHRRFMAKWRKQFGKEYSKERLKLNVFGLWAYDATFATAKAVNRAILCLRRKPPCPEVAYNSSSSSRDFFNMSVSQMGSEVLKQMKETRYRTGVSGYVHLVNGELQSSSFEIVNVKEKSQKIGYWNPKDGLFWSMSSSINVKEDHQVVQRPRSVLDATSSNNVLRIGVPIKIVFPQFINISRSYSNDKKPIVTGFSYEVFMNVMKNLQYTGTYEFFPYENENGEPKGDYNELIQQVHDKVYDAVVGDITILANRSKYVGFTQPYTVSGVRMVVPIKKDDNGSSWWFMKPLTTELWLTTILIIVLKGFLVWIFERKENPEFQGTTSEVVGKVLSQSFSIYIFANQEKLQSNYSRFVLGLWTFAVFILVSSYTANLTSILTVENLEPTVTNLDTIYKDGKNVGYQDGSFVFDLLKRRGFNESRLRKLSSLKEYANALANGSISAFVDEIPYINVFLSKYCRQFTVAGPTYRTGGFGFVFRKDNPMLEKISEAVLNFTEGDHMNMIEKKWFGNEACAEMLEF